From the genome of Acidobacteriota bacterium:
GATGGCCGCCTTGGTGCGCCGGAACTCGGCCCAGGGAAAGAGCGACAGGCACAGGTCGATGGTGGTGGAGTCGAGCGCAAAGGCCGCCTCCCGCAGGTTTTCGCCGAAGGGTTCCTGGGCGTAGAGCCGCTGGGCCTCGCCGATGAGCTTGCGGGCAAAACTTTCGTAGATCCGCCAGTCCCGCTTTTCGCCGGCATCGGCCAGAGTGCTGCGCGATACCCGGCCGGTGATGCCCATGGCGTAGAGCAATTCGCGCCGGCCGTGCAGCGAGTGGACGATGTCGCGCAAACTCTCGCGGTACGCCAACTGGGCAAAGAGCAGGCAGAGCAGTTGATCCCAGCACGAAAAATGACGGCTGCGGTAATCCCCCTGATAACGGGCGACCTGCCGATAGAACGCCATGTACGGAAGATGATCGACCAACTGGGCAAACACGGTGCGGACGTGGGTCATGATTCACCCCGGCGGGAAGTGTCCCCGGGTGACAGCATGCCACGGAAAAATGAAAATCGGTTACAGCCGAAATTCCTTGGATGTTACTCATGAATCATCATTTCCAGCAGTGGAGGTAAGTTTTAACCGGACAGCAGTGGTGTTGCGCATACTGTAATAGCATAGCGATGTGTAGCTGAATACAGTACATCACACTGAGTTCTTTCAGATTTGATTCTGAACAAAACTCGGTCCCGCTCGGGTGACAGATACTCCTGAAGGCTGCAGGAAGGGTCGAGTTGTTCTACGGAGATAAAAAGTGTATGTGGGAACATTACGGACACGGACTGCGGCGAGACGTCGCCCGTCTGGTGACTGTGCCGATGATGGATTCGGTATTCGTTTTGATAGCAGGGATTGAACAAGGGAGACCGATATGAAAGCCAAACTGACCGGCGTGGTAACGGGCCTCTTTCTGGTATGGTTGTTTTCCGGCGTCGCCGAGGCGCAAGCGTCGTTGACGGTCGAGCCCATCACCTGGGACGTCATCGGGCTGGACAGCAACGACCCGACCGCCGGACCCAAGTACTTCCCGGTCGGGGTCCGGATCACCAACACCGGCGCATCCACATCCGGCGCCCTGACGGCAACCTTCACCTGGGCCACGTCGAACTCGTACATCAACCTGAGGTCGGGGACCCTGGCTGTGATCAACCTCGGCACGCTCGGGAACAATAGCTTTGTCGACGCGTATTTCGAGGTGGAGGTCAGTCAGGATCCACTCGCGTACGGCCAAACCCGCGACTACTATGTCCGGGTGAACGAGGCGGGATACGGGTACACCGACTCGCCGACGCGGCGTCTGCACGTGGGGTCGCTGGTCTCCCAGAGCCGTAACTCGGTCAATAACATGTACCTGAGTACGACCGAACCCCCCGCGGAGGGGCCTTACGGCACGGCCATCGCCAACGGCGGCGCCATGACCCTGATGGTGGGCGACACCTACTGGATCACGCTGGCGGCCAGCACGGCCACCAACGGGTACGAACAGATCCAGAGTTTCATCAATTTCCCCAACATCATTTTCCAGATCCTGGCGGTCACCACGACCTACACGGCGGACACTTCGGATAATGTCGACAACCCCAGCGACATGTTGTATGGCGACGGCTGCGTCTGGGATAGTGACCCGACGTCCCCCAACTTCATGAGTTGCCTGAGCACCGGCAAGGTTGGCGGCACGGTGATCACCACCTACGCGGTTAAAATACTGCAGATCCCCGATGCCCCGCTGCACAACCCGGAGCCGCTCACCACCCTGATCTACGACTATTCGGGCAACAGCTTGCACTACAACTCCGATTTCGGCGGCTCCACCCGCTACGCCACCATCGTCAACGCCGGCATCGAGAAGTCTTTCGCGCCCAAGTCCATCAATCCCAACACCGACCCCGCCGGGACGTCCACGCTGACCTTCACCATCACCAACCCGGGTGCGGCCCCGATCACCGATGTGCGTTTCACCGATAACCTGCCCACCAACGACGGGACCGGGCAGATGCGCATCGCTGACACCGCGGTGGCCTTCAACGGCTTCACCGTCAACCCCACGCCGTCCTCGCTGACCGTGGGCCAGACCTCGCTGTCGTTCACCGGCGCGGAGATTCCCGGTTTCAGTTCCGCCACCATCGCGGTCACCGTCACCACCGACGAAACCGGCATCTACGACAACGTCTCGGAAAACCTGATCATCAACACGGACATCGACACCGGCGACTGGGCTGAGGACACCCTGGTGGCCACGGACAAGCCCCCCGGGCCCTCGACGTGCGACCCGCGCACCACGCTGGCCACCTGGACGATGCCCACCAGCGGCCAGGGGAGCGGCGGCCCGCCGCCGCCGTACACGACAAAAGACAGCCAAGTCTCTTTCGCCACGGCCAGAGCCGGGCTGACGGCCGCCGGCAGCCAAAGCATCGTCACCGGTGGTGTCACCACCAACGCATGGCAGATCACCGACGCGTTCTCGACCGTGACGGCCGCCCCCGGAGCCGTGGCCCCGTACTTCGAGTTCGCGGTCGACAGCAGTAACTTCGGCGGCCTGAGTGTGAGCTTTCAGCTGGACCTTGAGACAACGGGTGAATGGGCAAGCAACGCGAACAACTACGTCTATGTGTACACGAGCACCGACGGAACGAATTTCACGCTCGCGAATCCCGGGGGTACGAATGTCACAAAGGGAAGCTGGCAGCCCCTCATAACCGTGGAGGCGCCATCTTCGGGTGTCTCAACCACCTGGTTCCGAATCACCGCCGTGACCAGAGGCAACAAAGCGACCTCTTCGATGCTGCTCGACAACGTCACCATCACCGGCTGCCCGCGGCCCCTCCTGCCGACGCTGACCAAAACCTTCCAGTACGAATCGATCTGCCAGGGCGGTTCCAGCGCGCTGACCTTCACCGTCACCAACCCCACCGGCAACTCAACCACGTTGACGGGTTTGAGCTTCACCGACATCCTGCCGGTCGGCCTGGTGGTGGCCACCCCGAACGGGCTGACCGGCGGATGCGGCGGCGGCACCATCACCGCTGTCCCGGGTTCCAGCACCATCGAACTGAGCGGCGCCAGCCTGGCCCCGGGCGTTTCCTGCACCTTTTCGGTGGATGTCACCGGCACGGCCGCCGGCGTTTTTACCAACACCAGCGGCAGCATCTCCTCCACCGAAACCGGTGTCAACACGACCGACACCGGCTACGGTGAGGACAGCCTGACGGTGATCGCCCCGCCGGAGATCAACAAGACCTTCGGCACGACCAACCTGATCACCGGGGAAACGACCAGCCTGACCTTCACCATCACCAACCCCAACCCCAATGGCGCCACCTCGCTGACCGGCGTGGCCTTCACCGACACGCTGCCGGCCGGCCTGGTGGTGGCCACCCCGAACGGGCTGACCGGCGGATGCGGCGGCGGCACCATCACCGCTGTCCCGGGTTCCAGCACCATCGAACTGAGCGGCGCCACCCTGGCCGGGGGCGGTTCCTGCACCTTCTCGGTCGATGTCACCGGGACCACCGCCGGCACGTATGAGAACACGGTGCAGGTGACCTCCGCTGGCGCCTGCACGGGCAACACGGCCTCCGCCACGGTGATCGTCAGAGACCTGATCAGCTCGCTCGCATTCCAGAAACAAATCAGCACGTCGTCCAGCGGGCCGTGGTACAACTACATGACGGTGGCCGTTGGCACGCCGCTTTATTATCGGTTCCTCGTGGAAAACACCGGCGAGACGGACCTGACCAGTGTGGCGGTGAGTGATCCGAGCCTGGGCTCGTACTCCTGCACCTGGCAATATGTGGATTCGACGGGTTCCCTGGTCCCTTACAGTACCCAGTCTCCCCTGACGATCCCGGCGTTGAACCCGCTCATCGACGATGAACCGCACGTCGCCTATTGCGTCCCCACGACGACGATCACCGCGGTACTCGGCGGCCCGTACACGAACACAGCCACGGCCAGCGCCACCGGCGTTCCAAATGCTACGGATATCGCCAGGTATGAGGGGCAAAATCCGACGGCGGTGGTCATCGGCCGGGTCGCCCTCGGCTACGCGCGGGTCACGGACTTTCTCCGCAGCATCGGCGTGCCGTAGATCGGCATCGCCGAGCTGCAGAACATCCTGCGCGTCTGGGCGCCGGATTCCCCGGCCGGGGAGAGCGCCGACCGCCAGGAATTGCTGGACGCCCTGATGGGCTACCTCGACCCGGACGGTGACGGCCGGGTGGTGGTGTTCCGTTGGGAAACGCTGGAGGAACGGGGCGCCATCGGGTTCTACGCCGACCGGCTCACCGACGGGACCTGGGTGCGCATCAACGCCGGGATGCTGCCCGGCCTGATCGCCTCGCCCATGGGGGCGGAGTACTGGCTGGCGGACCCGGGCGCCTCCCCAGACAATGACTACGTGTACCGGCTGATCGAAGTCGAGGCGCGCGGCACGACCCGTGAATATGGTCCGTTCAACCTGCGGGTCGACACCCCGCTGCAGTAACGGGAAGGAGCGAACATGAACGCGAAGGAAACAACCATGAGGAACATACATCGGCTGTTGCCGGTGGTCGTTTGCGGGCTCGTGCTCGCCATCTCGCCGGTCATGGCCGAATCGGCGCCGCCGGCGAGCGCGAACTCCCACGAGCTGGTTTGGGACGCTTGGCAGCCGCTGGCCGGGGGCTACATGGCGCGGCGCCGCGTGCCGGCCCGCCTGGAACTGCCCGTCGAAGCGCGGCGCGCGCCCGCCACGCAGTCCCGTACGCAAACGGATGCGTTCAACAAAGCCTCAAGCGAACTGTCGCTCTGGCTCTACACCGGTGTGCCGGGGATGTACAGCGTGGACTTGAATGAGGTTGCCGCCGAGACGGGCATCAGCCTCAAGTTGTTGCAGGCGACCGCGAAGTCCAGGCGGCTGAGCCTGACCAACGCGGGGCGGAGCGTACCCTATTATTACGATTCGGAGTACCAGCGCCTGCTGTTTGCCGGCGAAGCCTATACCACCTTCTACACGGACGAGAATGCATACCGGCTGGTGACGTCCAAAAAACCGCATCCGTATCTGATCAGCGCCGTGAATGTTCGCCCGACGGAGCTGCCGCCCGGCCAGTCACAGCCGTTCCGCGAGGTGCTGCAGTACGCCGAAGAAACGGACATGATGTACAGCACCTGGCTGTACCCCGGCGACCCGGACGCCCGGTACTGGTTCTGGGACTACCTGTACGGCTCGTCCAGGCCCCAGATCCAGCTCTCCGTGCACGTTCCGAATCCGGCGCCCGACGGCACCGCCCGGTTGCGGGTGAAGTTGCATGGTTTCACCGACCTTTACCCCGGCGACGAACATCGAGTGTACGCGAAGCTAAACGGCGTTCCGGTGGGTTCCGAGCTGGTGTGGGACGGCCTGGCGCCGGCGGAACTCGTGGCGGAATTCAACCCGTCGCTGTTGCAGGCCGACGGCGACAACACCCTCACGCTCCACACCGGGTACGATGCGGCGCGTCCCTGGCCGGGGCAGTTGCTGGAGTCGGTCACCGTGGAGTACGACCGCCTGCCCGTGGCCACCGACGGGCAGCTCTGGCTGCGTAACGCGGCCCAGGGGCTCCAGGAGGCGACGGGTTTTTCGACTCCGGACATCCTGGTGGTCGAGTCACCGGTTCAAAACGCCGTCCTGCGGAGCGACGCCTACATTCACATGAGCGAGGATGGAACGTGGGGAGTCACCTTCAAGACGAAATCAGGCAAGGATTATCTGATCGCCGAGATGCCGGCGTTGCTGGATCCGGTGTTCGACGCCCGTCCGCAGGCGGATCTTAATGCGCTCCGGCCGGGGGCCGACGTGCTGATCATCGCCCCGCGCGAGTTTGCCGGGACCGCGCAGGATCTGGCCGAGTTGCGGCGTGCCGGTCACGAAGAAGCTGCAGTCGTCTGGCTGGACGACATCTACAAGTCCTTCAGCGCCGGGCGGGTGGATCCTCACGCCATCGGCCAATTCATGGACTGGGTTCGGACCGAGTGGAGCCGGGTCCCCGCGGCGGTGACGCTCATCGGCAAGGGCTCCCTGGACCGGAAGGATTGCATGGGGTACGGGGACAATTTCCTTCCGGTCCTCATGACCTCCACCCCGTGGGCGCTGGCCGCGTCCGACAGCCGGTTGCTCGGGATCGACGACGGCGCGACGCCCATGGCCGTGGGCCGGATCGCCATCACCAACGACGGCGAGGGCCGCGCCTACGTGAACAAGCTCCGCGCGCACGCATCGAGGGATAATACCCAGGCGGCGGAACGGGCCCTCGTGGTGGCGGACAATCCGGATTCCGGCGGCGCCTTCCACCAGGACGGCGACCGGTTGGCCGTGCGGTTGCAGGACCTGGGGGTATGGTGGGTCGAGACGCTGTATCATCCCACCGACCCGGTGCGCGCCACCCTGATCCAGTCGGCGGTTTGGGAATCCGGCCTGATCTCCTTCAGCGGCCACGGCTCGGTGGCGCAACTGGGCACCAACGCGGAGAAATTCCTCAGAACCAGTGATGCCGCCGCGTTGCGCAACGGTTCCTGCCCGGTGTTCCTGGCCCTGACGTGCGCGGCGGGCGATGATTCCCTGCCCGGCGTCCGGTCGCTTTCGAGCACCCTGGTGCTGAACCCGCAGGGGGGGGCCGTCGCCTCGCTGGCGGCCTCCGGGCTGTCGTTCAATTCGGATGCTCATGTCCTGGCTCACTCCTTTATTCAACACCTCTACGGGAGCCATATCAACGTCGGGGAGGCCCTGGTGGGCGCGAAGCAGGCCACCGCCGGACAGATCGCGGTGTTTATGGCGCCGCTCTACTCGATCATCGGCGACCCTTCCGTGTACCCATGGTAGGTATGCGGCGGACGGCGCAACTGCAGCGATTAACGACAAGCCGGATTTGATTTTGCCCGGCAACCATGTATGATGTTGAAGAAGAGGAATAAACGAATGACCGAAAGCAATATCAACGAAACCCGGTCGAATCAGATCCGGCCCTCCGGGAATCCGGGGGATGCGTCCGCCGGCGAGGCGCGACGGCCCTATACTCCGCCGCGCCTCCTCAGCAGCGAACCCCTGGAACTCTCCGCGGGGACTTGTGATCCGGCGTATGGGGGCTTTGGAAAGAGTTATCCTTCATATACATGTCAGAAAGCCGGTTCGTGAAGACAGGGGTCATGGTTGAAATATCTCAACCATGGGGCCCGGAGTCCATCTGTCTTCGCTTGCCCATGTGCCGGGTGTCGATCCAGGGATTGACCCCCGGGCAACGGCAGACTATTTTTCAAAACTTCCAACAATATGTCCCCGGCCCCGGCGAGACGGCCGGCGGGATTGATTTGATCTGCCTGGCCGGCCGTCTGGATGGACCCATCGCGCTGCCGCCGGAGCACTTCGCGGCCGGCGGTCAGTACGCGCCGCTCAAACGGCGCACGAGCGAGGGGATCCAGATCACCGGCTTCGATTTCAGGGCGCAGCTCGCCGGCGGCGGAGCAGAGCCGCTGCGGGCTTCTCTGGCGGTGGCCGAGGAGGAAGATCTGGGCCGACCGTTTGCCCTGGAGAACTTCCTGCGAATCGTGTTCGCCTACCACGTCCTCAACCGGGGGGGGCTGCTGCTGCACAGCGCCGGCGTGGTGTACCGGGGCGCGGCCTACCTGTTCAGCGGCCGCTCCAACGCCGGCAAGTCCACTCTGTCCCGGAAAGCGGCCGCGGCCGGCGCCGCCGTGCTGAGCGACGACATCAACCTGGTGTATCGGGAAGTCGATGGCTATCACGTTCACCGGGTGCCGTTCACCGGCGAATTCCGGCGTCCCGGGGAGAACTCTTCCGGATCCGAAACCTTCCGGCTCGGCGGCCTCGCCCTGCTGGAGAAGGCGCCGGTCCTGACCGCCGTCCCGGTGCAATCCGCCGAGGGCGTGGCCGGGCTCCTCACCGGCTGCCCGTATGTGAACGACGATCCCGAGGAGTTGCCCGCCTTGATGGATATGTTGACGATACTGGTATCCCATGTCCCGGTGATCCGCCTGGGCGTCGCCCGCGACGACTCCTTCGAGGCGATCATGGCGACCCTGCTGAGGTGCAGCGAAAATGCCTGAATCAACCCGTGAAGATAAAGTGCGCCTGTCCGGTCGGGTGCGCTTTCGCGACGTGGCCGGTCAGGGCGTGCTGGTGCACCTGGAAGAGGGGCGGGTGCTGGTCGTGAACGACGTGGGCCTCTTCATCGTCCAGGCGCTCGGCCGGCAGGCGATGACAGAGTCGGAACTGGCCGAAGCGGTGGCGCAGGCCTTTGATGTGGATGCGTCCCGGGCGCAGTCGGACGTCGCCCTCTTTCTGGAGCAGTTGCGCGGGGAGAATGCTCTCCAAACGGTCGGCGGATCGGGCGGCGGTTCAACCGGGGGGTGACGGGGAATGTACCGCGACACGGTGATGAAAGCGGTCCGGGCGAATCGTTTGCTCCATGATGTCACGTTGGAGCTCACCTATCGCTGCAATTTGAACTGCTTCTACTGTTACAACGACCGGGACCGGCAGGGGACACCGCTTTCGTTGGCGCAGTACCGGGTCCTGCTCGAGGATCTGGCCCGCATGCAGACCCTGTTCCTGATGCTGACCGGGGGCGAGCCCATGATCCACCCCCATTTTTTCGACATCGGGAACATGACCCGGGAGCTGGGTTTCGTGGTCCGGATCCGCACGAACGGCCATTTGCTAACCCCGCGCAATGTCGAGCGGCTGCTCCGCGAGGTGGAGCCGTACGTCGTCGAAGTCACCCTGCACGGGGCCACCGCCGGGGTGCATGACCGGCAGACCCGCGTCCCCGGCAGTTTCGAACGCCTGATGGGCAACCTGCGTCACGCGCGGACGGCCGGCCTGCGTTGCGCCACGGTGGTCACGCCCACCGCCTGGAACGAGCACCAGATCGAGGCGATGATTGCGCTCGGCGACGAGCTCGGGGCGCCCCTCCGATTTCAGGGGCCCGTGGGCCCGCGGGACAACGGCGACCGGGAGCCTTTGTCCATCCAGCCCAGCCGGGCCACCTGGGACCGGATCGAGACCCTGATGGCGGAGCGCCGGAGAAATGTCTCGGTGGAGCCCGAGTGTTCTGTGTCCAAAGACTCCCCGGAAGCCGATGCCGAAGAAATCGCCTCCTGCCGCGTGGGTTTGGCCGGCGTCGACATCGATCCCTTCGGCAATGTCCAGCCTTGCATGCATGTTCGGGAAGTCGCGGGAAACTTGCAGCAGCAGTCCATTGAGGAGATCTGGCACCACTCGCCCCTGTTCGCGCAGGTCAGGCAGCGCGCCGTCGCCGCGGCGTCCGGATGGAACGGGGAACAACCCCGGCAGTTCGGCTCGCCGTTGTTCTGTATGGCCATCGACGAAATGTGCAGCGAGGACAAGGAGAGGTGTGTCGGCCCATGAACCTGGACCAATGGAACGCTGCGGCGGGCCCCGGGGGCTGTCTCGCCACGGCCTTGGCCGATGGCGACGAAGTGGTTCTCCGCGTGGCCGGGGACTGCATGGAACCCGAAGTCGACAATCAGGCCGCGGTGCGGGTGAAGCGCGTCCGGTTCCTCGTTCCCGG
Proteins encoded in this window:
- a CDS encoding radical SAM protein: MYRDTVMKAVRANRLLHDVTLELTYRCNLNCFYCYNDRDRQGTPLSLAQYRVLLEDLARMQTLFLMLTGGEPMIHPHFFDIGNMTRELGFVVRIRTNGHLLTPRNVERLLREVEPYVVEVTLHGATAGVHDRQTRVPGSFERLMGNLRHARTAGLRCATVVTPTAWNEHQIEAMIALGDELGAPLRFQGPVGPRDNGDREPLSIQPSRATWDRIETLMAERRRNVSVEPECSVSKDSPEADAEEIASCRVGLAGVDIDPFGNVQPCMHVREVAGNLQQQSIEEIWHHSPLFAQVRQRAVAAASGWNGEQPRQFGSPLFCMAIDEMCSEDKERCVGP
- a CDS encoding PqqD family protein, with the protein product MPESTREDKVRLSGRVRFRDVAGQGVLVHLEEGRVLVVNDVGLFIVQALGRQAMTESELAEAVAQAFDVDASRAQSDVALFLEQLRGENALQTVGGSGGGSTGG